The Peribacillus simplex genome contains the following window.
AGATTTGTTGATTGTAAAAACCTCGGCAGGAGAGTTCACATACAAAATCAACAAAGTTCGAATTGTAGATGAGGATGATCGTACCGTAATCGTACCAAAGCCACGAGCAACGCTTACCGTCAGTACCTGTTATCCTTTTGATTATATCGGGTCAGCACCTGAACGTTATATACTTGTCGCGTATTTGACTTCAAAAACAGTAAGTTAATCATCTAGAGCCCCAATAAGGAAATCCTATTGGGGCTCTAATAATATTATTTCCACAAATTCTATTTAAAAAGCAAATCAAAGTTGAAAGGATATTTCACTATATTGTTTAGCTATTCTTATTGCTCAAAGTACACGATGTAGCGGATTTTATTATTTTATGATGGTAAATATAAGAGCCGGCTATCAAAATATATCCGATAATGAAAAGCAGCCATCCACTGGCGGGGTCGCCCACTGATATGCTTGAATACATAGCACCCGTCAAGTCAAATACAAAACCGGCATAAGCCCATTCCTTGATTCTTGGAAAGCCAGGAATAAGTATTGCTACGACACCTAATAATTTTGCAATTCCAATAAAGGGTAGGAGGTAGGTAGGATAACCTAAATCATTAAATAAAGCGACTGCATCGGGAGCAGACATTATATCCGGAATAGAACCCAAAACCATTAATGCCACCAAAAGCCCTGTAAAGATCCAATATATAATTTTTGTTTTTTTCATTTATTCTCATTCCCTCCCTTAGATTGACATTTTAATCATATTCCACATTCCTTTTTTTAATGCAATCTATAAAAAATTATTGAACTTTAACAGTCGTGGCCCGATTCTTGAAGAATCGCTTAACTGTAGACAGATTCGAAGAAAACTCCTGTTTGCCTACAGTTTTTTCTTGAGAAATATTCTGTTGATTTCAGAAATCCGCTCCAACGAGTCCACAGCCGAAATCATGGGTGCAGCACGAATCCACGAGTAAATATGCCAAACTCACGAGTAAATGGCCAAAATTCACGAGTAAATGGCCAAAATTCACGAGTAAACGGCGCGAAATCACGAGTAAACGTGCGAAATCATGGGTGCAGCACGAATTCATGAGTAAATATGCTGAATTCACGAGTAAATGTGCGAAATCATGGGTGCAGCACGAAATCACGAGTAAATATGCCGAAATCACGAGTAAATAGCCAAAATTCACGAGTAAACGGCGCGAAATCACGAGTAAATGTGCGAAATCATGGGTACAGCACGAAATCACGAGTAAATATGCTGAATTCACGAGTAAATGTGCGAAATCATGGGTGCAGCACGAATTCATGAGTAAATATGCTGAATTCACGAGTAAATGTGCGAAATCATGGGTGCAGCACGAAATCACGAGTAAATATGCCGAAATCACGAGTAAATAGCCAAAATTCACGAGTAAACGGCGCGAAATCACGAGTAAACGTGCGAAATCATGGGTACAGCACGAAATCACGAGTAAATATGCCAAACTCACGAGTAAACGGCGCGAAATCACGAATAACGTGCGAAATCATGGGTGCAGCACGAATTCACGAGTAAATATGCCAAACTCACGAGTAAATGGCCAAAATTCACGAGTAAAACAGCTAAAATCACGAGTAAATAGCTCAAACTCACGAGTAAAACAGCCAATCCCACGAGTAAACGGCGCGAAATCACGAGTATACGTGCGAAATCATAGGTACAGCACGAATTCACGAGTAAATATGCCAAATTCACGAGTAAATGGCCAAAATTCACGAGTAAAACAGCCAAACTCACGAGTAAACGGCGCGAACTCACGAGTAAATGTGCGAAATCATGGGTACAGCACGAAATCACGAGTAAATATGCTGAATTCACGAGTAAACATGCCGAAATCACGAGTAAATAGCCAAAACTGACGAGTAAAACAGCCAATCCTACGAGTAAACGGCGCGAACTCACGAGTAAACGTGCGACTGTCTGCCAAGCCTTCCCGCTGCAAGCTACTCCTGGGTCTCAGCTTGCCAGTTATTCGGCAGGAGTGTCGCAAATTTCTTCAGTCTAGTGAGGGTTGCATAAAACAGTAACCCTAATTTATCGAAAAAGCGATTCTTTATTAAGAATCGCTTTTTCTAAAGCTGTAAGAGCAGCTTACCTAGAGCGTGAATCAAAAAAATCAAGAAGTATAAAAAGGAAAGGCTGAAAGAATCTCCATTATGTAATGTATAACTACAGCGTGTTTTTTATGGAGCGGAAATTTCATTACATTCCGGGCAAAATGTATATCGAAAGGGGGGATATACTTGATTATGGTTTGCCCAATTTCGGGTTTTTCTGTGCCGGTATATATTATTCATCTCTTTGGCAACCAATTATTATTGGTCTTGTACTAGCGATTGTCGGGGGTGGTATGGAATATTTCATATTAAAAAGTGGAACTTTATGGATGGGTGTTGGAGCGGATTTTGTAGCTACCGTTTTGATTGGGCATTTTCTTTCAATCTATTATGGAATGCTTCAATCACTTTCATAGGAGCAATTATTGTAGGAATATTACTTGGTGTAATAGAATACTTTACTCACAGATTTTTAATTTCATAAGGGAAAGTCCAAAAGTCCACCGCTTAAGGTAATTTTGGAGTTACATTATTGTAAAAGGCAGTGCCTACTTTAGCACTGCCTTATTGAGGTAATTTTAAGGTTGAATAGCTTTGCCTTTCTGAAAGTGTTGCAGATATGAATAGTGTAAAATTGCGAACACTGTAATTGACCCTGTTGCAGCAATTTTAGGTAGGGCTTTATCTTATAAAAAAGTTTATTGACTTAAAAGAATTGATTAAAATGACGCATAACCCGATACAGGAAATCGTGATGATGGAATACATTAACTTTAAGTCTTTCAATATAATAATTCCCGCAATTACTATTAGTGAATCAATAATAAAAATAACAATTCCTGGATTAGTTGCTGTGCTTTTTGAGATTAATAGTGCTAGCAAATCCACTCCACCAGGGCTAATATGTTGTCTCAGCATAAAACCAACACCAATCCCAATCGTCATTCCACCGATAATGGCACTCGTTATGATCGGTAGATGAACCAAACCGTTTAGTGGTGTTAGCCAATCAATAATGGTTGAAGTAAACGCTAACCCAAGGATGGCTTTAAAGAAATAAGTCTTATCGTATAGAAGAGATAGAAGGTATATGGGAATGTTGATCATGATCATAGTATGTCCAACCTGGATTCCCCAAACATATTTGATTAATAAACTTATGCCAAATATCCCGCCATTTATTAGATGAATGGGGATAATAAATAAGTTAAGACCTACTCCAATGCAAAAACTTGAAAAAAGCAATGTAACAAACTTTTTCATAAAAAAATTCCCCTTGTCCAAATCATTATCTTAAAATATATGAGAGGAATCTAAATATATACTTAGCTGATTGGGAATTACGATTGCTATTTGTTCTTCATAAGATATTTTTAATTCACATGGGAGTACGCTAATCAAAATAAAGGCATTCTCGTTGAGGCCATGATGTAATTAGGGCAAAAAAAAGAGACACTAAAAGGAGGGCACTGAAAAAGTCCCTTCGGGCCAATAGAGGTAGATTTTCTCAGTTTATTCTGAGGAAATCTACCTTTTTTTGTTTTATAATCAAAGGTAATAAATTTATGTGGGTGATTACGATGATTCAAAAACAAACGTCTATGGTTTTTAGTCCATATATGGCCATTTATGATGTAGTGGTTCCAAAGGATAACATGTTACGCAAGATCAATGAACTTATTGACTTTTCTTTTGTGTTGGAAGAATTGAGGGACAACTACTGTCTTCATAACGGTAGGAATGCTGTCGATCCAATACGTATGTTTAAATATTTGCTGCTCAAGACCATTCATGACCTATCAGATGTGGATATAGTTGAGCGTTCCAGGTATGACATGTCCTTTAAATATTTCCTCGGCATTGCTCCAGAAGATCCAGTTATTGACCCTAGCTCCTTAACGAAATTTCGAAAGCTCCGTTTAAAAGACATAAACCTTTTGGATATGCTCATTCATAAAACCGTTGAGATTGCGATTGAAAAGGAAATCATTAAAAACAAAACGATTATTGTGGATGCCACCCACACGAAAGCCAGATACAATCATAAGACTCCAAAAGAAATATTGATGGACCAATCTAAAGGATTAAGAAAAGTAATCTATTCGATAGATGAAGAGATGAAAAATAAATTCCCATCCAAAACCACTACTGATGTATTGCAGGATGAAATTACTTATTGCCAGAAGCTCATCGAGGTAGTGGAAACAGAAGAGCGTATCACCCAATATCCAAAGGTAAAAGAGCAGTTAAATCTATTAAAGGAAACGGTATCCGATGATATCGAACAGTTAAGGATCTCCAAAGACCAAGATGCCAAGATTGGCCACAAGAGTGCTGACTCTTCTTTCTTTGGATACAAAACACATATTGCGATGAGTGAGGAACGAATCATTACAGCTGCGACTATCACTACAGGTGAAAAAACGGACGGTAAAGAATTAAAGGCATTAATTGAAAAGAGCACGGCTGCCGGTATGGTGATTGAGACCGTGATTGGCGATACAGCTTACTCAGAGAAGGGAAATATTGAATACAGTGAAGAAAATAACATTAAACTAGTCGCAAAATTGAATCCTTCTGTTACACAGGGATTCCGGAAGAAGGAAGAGGAATTTCAATTTAATAAGGATGCAGGAATGTACGTTTGTAAGGCTGGGCATTTGGCTATCAGGAAAGCTCGCCAGGGCAAAAAAGATGTAGCGACGAATCAAACAGATACCTATTACTTCGATATAGAAAAGTGTAAGATTTGTCCCTTAAAAGAGGGCTGTTATAAAGAAGGAGCGAAAAGCAAGACCTATTCTGTCAGTATTAAATCCAATGAACATACAGAACAGGCTACATTCCAGGAAAGTGAGTATTTTAAAGAAAAATCAAAAGAACGTTATAAAATAGAAGCGAAAAACAGTGAATTGAAACACAGACACGGGTATGATGTTGCAAAATCCTCGGGTCTACTTGGCATGGAATTACAAGGAGCAATGGCTATTTTCACCGTTAACTTGAAAAGAATATTGAAATTAATGGCCTAAAAAAGTGACACACAGAAGCAAAAAAAGACGATTTCCATTCAAGTGTCGAATGAGAATTGTCTTTTTTTTAGTTTGATTTACCGTACTAGTTAGAAAAACGTGAGTTTTTCAGCAGCCTCACTAAAAGAGTCTCTTTTTTTGCCTTGTTTTCTTGGGGCAAGTCAGTTTAATAATAAAAGAATTTTTTATACCTTGGAAAATAGGTTGGATTTAGCCTTTTTAATTCAAGATGTTTTTTTTGATAGGCGATTTGTAATGGTATCTTCTTGTGGTGAAGTTTGCCGTATATAAAAGGCCAGTATGAATGCAATTATGGTCAAACCTGTTGCTATCATGAATGCATCATCCACTCCCATTACGCTGCCTTGTTTAATGGCCGTCGCCATTTGTGATGTATTATCCGGTGATATGTTCCTTTGAGATAAGATTTCCTGAACATGTTTCGTTCCTTGGTTTGTCATGATGGACACAAAGAATGCCATGCCAACAGCACCTGCCACCATTCTCAATGTATTGACCATTGCTGTGCCGTATTTATTTAGGCTAAGCGCCAATTCATTTAATCCGGCTGTGAAGATAGGCATCATCAGTATCGACATTCCGAACATTCTAATGGTATATACCCACACCACATAAGAATAGGACGTATCTGTTTGAAGCCGCGTTAAAAGATAGGTTGTAATGATAGTGATGGCAAGTCCGCTCACCGCAAGCCATCTCGCACCAAATCGATCAAACAGCTTACCTGTGATAGGGGACATGATCCCCATTAAAATCCCGCCAGGCAATAGCATTAAACCGGATTCCATCGGAGTGAACCCACGAATGTTCTGCATATAGATTGGCATGATAATCATGCCAGAGAACATACCCATGGTTGCGATGATGTTGATGATTGTCGTTAAAGTGAACATCCGATACCGAAAAATTCTAAATTCCAAAATTGGATGCTTTACAGTAAATTGCCTCCAGACAAATAAAACTAAACTGATTCCTCCAACAAGGAACATAGTCAGGACTTCGAAACTGTCCCACCCCTTGGTACCGCCTGTAGCAAATCCGTATAGAACTCCGCCGAATCCGATAGTGGATAGAATAACACCCATTTTATCGAGTTCGGGTCGGCTGGTTTTACCTACATTTTTAATGATGAAAATTGCAAAAATAAAGTTAAGCAGGGCAAATGGGAAAATGATAAAAAACAGTACTCGCCAAGAATAATTTTGGATAATCCATCCTGATAACGTCGGTCCTACGGCTGGGGCAAAATTCATCGCGATACCAAAGATGCCCATTGCAAATCCACGTCTGTTAGGAGGGAATAAAGTGAAAATTACATTTGTAATCAAAGGGAATAGAATCCCTGCACCTGCAGCTTGAACGACACGTCCGATCAATAAGACGGAGAAGCTGGGGGCAATTCCACATAAAAAAGTTCCTAAGGCGAAGAGTCCCATCGAAGCTAGATATAATTGTCTTGTATTAAATCGTTCCATTAAGAAAGCGGTAATCGGGATGACAATCCCATTAACCAATAAAAAGATAGTTGTAAGCCAATTAGCTGTTGCAGCTGATATGTCAAAATGATTCATTAATTGAGGCAATGCGATATTGATTAAAGTCTGATTTAAGAAAGCGATTAGAGCACCAGCCAGTATCACCGCAAACATGGGACCTGTACGTACTTTAGTGATGGCTGTTTTGTCGTGATTCATTATTATGACACGTCCTTTCCGCTAGGATAGTACAAATTGTACTGCCTGCTATTTTTAAAAGTTTAGAAACTAATTCGTCTCACGAAGTATTAGTGTAAACCCACAATATATTTTCCGGTAAAATACAGCATTTAAGGAGATTCACCTCAATTACGGCTTTTTTGAGGTGTTTATTCTTTATTAACCACTCACTTACAATATTTCAGGATACATTATCTCTTGGAAATCCCCCAGGTTAACATCCATTCTACAGGTATATCATATTTCAAACAATAATCACTAATATAATACTTAAAATGTACCAGAGAAATTTGTTCACTAGGTATAGTACTTTAACATTCTACCATTCGTATTCACTAAAAAATAGTTAATTAATGTTGAACAATAAAATCACGACTTTTCCGTATTTTGTGAATGATTATATTTTTAATATTCAAAATAATCATTGCAATCAATGTACTGGTTGATTATAATACAGAGCATAACAAATAAAAGTTATTATGAGGGGGTGAAATAATTGAATATTGCGGGGATGAATATAACTTTTAGGCATTTCCCTTTTCATTATTTTTTGGATTGCATGGACAACCTTGGGATTAATAGCATTGAGTTATGGGGTGGGGAGCCGCATTTGTATGTTTATCGAAACATATTAGGAAATATAAGGAGTTTGAGAAGGGAACTTAAGTCTAGAAATATGAAAATCATTTGCTATACCCCCGAACAATGTATCTATCCTTATAACATTGCATCCTCGGATGCTCATTGGCGAAAAAAAAGCATGGAATATTTTATGGAAAATCTTTATGCCGCGCTGGAGTTAGACACAAACATGATGCTTATCACTTCTGGAATAGGGGACTTTTCTGTCTCACAAGAGGAATCATGGAAATATGCAAGTGACTCAATCTTTCAATTAACCAAAGTAGCTGAGATGGAAGGTTTGATTCTTGTTTTAGAGCCATTGACAAAGTATGAATCCAATCTGGTAATCGACTCAAAAGGGCTGAAGAAAATGTTAGAGGAAATCCAATCTACTTCATTAAAAGGAATGATAGATACGGTTTCCATGCATCTGGCGGGTGAAACACCTGATGAGTACTATTCCTTCCTTCCCGAATTAGGCCATTTTCACCTAATTGACGGGGATGGTCAATCAGATGCACATTTGGCACTGGATGATGGGGTTTTAAATTGGAGGGAATATTTAACAAGCCTTCAAAGCCATCGTTACAAAGGAAGTTGTACTTTAGAGATTATGGGATCAAATTATTATCAAAATCCAATAGATGCAATCAAAAAGTCAATTGAAAAAGTTAGGGAATTGGGAATTTAATCATCTAATTTGGAGGAACTCTTTATGAGTAATGGCACACTTACACGAAAACTGGGTTTTTGGTCTGCTCTGGCTATTGCTGTTGGAACTACAATAGGGTCGGGTATTTTTGTCTCATCCGGTGATGTTGCAAAGGCTGCGGGTACTCCTTCAATTTCCATTCTAGCCTGGATAATAGGCGGGGTGATTGCCATTCCGCAAGTAATGGTGCTGGCGGAGTTATCGACAGCATACCCCCAAAATGGAAGCGGTTACGTTTATTTAAATAAAGCTGGGTGGAGGCCTCTGGCATTTTTATATGGATGGGCCACTTTCTGGGCGTTGGACCCTCCATCCATATCGATTATGGCCTTAGCCATCGTTTCTTATTTAGCAACCTTTTTCCCATTTTTCTCTGGGGTCGCCGGGAAATTATTGGGTATTGCGATCATCCTGCTCATCACATCGATTCATTATCGAAGTGTGAAGGAGGGAGGTCTTTTCCAAGTCATTATCACGGCTATCAAAATCATTCCTTTCCTGATTGTCATTGTCTTGGGAATTATGTATATGAATCCTGATAACTTTGCTTATACACCAGGACCTGGTGCCCAAAAGTCAAGTTTAATAGGTGGTGTATCCGCAACCACATGGGCATATACGGGAATGGCTGCGATTTGTTTCATGGCTGGGGAGTTCAAAAATCCAGGGAAAATACTTCCACGAGCTCTTATTAGTTCGGTATTCATCGTGTTGGCTTTATATACGCTGTTAGCCGTTTGTGTCATCGGTTTGATGCCGTTTGATGAATTAATCAACTCCAATGCGGCTGTTTCTGAAGCTGTAAAATATATTCCGGGATTATCTGATATTGCATCATCATTCGTGGCCATTACGGCGATTATTGTTATCTTGGGTTCGCTGAGTTCTTGCATAATGTTTCAGCCCCGCCTTGAGTACGCAATGGCAAAGGACGGACTATTCTTTCAACGTTTTGCAAGAGTTCATCCTAAATATGAAACTCCAAGTTTCTCTATCATCGTTCAGGTTACGTATGCATGTATACTTGTGTGCTTCAGTAATTTAACAGTATTACTTGGCTATTTCACACTGATTCAATTGGTAATTAACATCATGGACTTTGCCGCTGTTTATAAATGCCGTAAAAGGGATGATTATAATCCAATCTATCGTATGCCAATGTGGAGGTTAACGACGTTTTTAGCTATTCTTGGAGCATCATGGCTGGCCTGGGGAACATTTACTTGGGCGCCTATTCAAGGAGTGATTGCAGCGCTGATCGTTATCGTAACAGGTCTGCCGGTATACTATTATTGGGAAAGGAAATATGGATCAAACAAAAATAACGACAGTGATATCGTGGCTTAGCAGAATTTTAAGGGAAGTTAGGACTTCTTTTGACAAACACACTAAAATTTAAAATAAAACAATTGTACAAATTATTATGTTTGGATATAATACAAGACATAACAAATAAACAGAGGTAGGGGAGGAAGCTGTTAATGCTAAAGTTTGATGAGGAGTTATTTCTAAATCTTGTAGAAAAAGAGGGCCTTGCTTTTAGAGGCCAGATTGAAGAAATCGTAGATGGAATCACAAAAAGGGGCTACAGCAATATTTTCCTTATCGGTGCTGGTGGCACCATAGCCATGATGTATCCATATGAATACATTTTAAAATCAAATTCTACCATCGATGTCCATGCAGAAATTGCTGCTGAGTTCATGGTGATGAATCATAAGCATTTCAGCAAAGATTCAGTCTGTATTTTTACATCTGTATCCGGGACTACTCAAGAAACAGTTGCAGCGGCTGAATATTGTAAAGAAAAAGGCGCAACTACAATCGCTTTAGTTGCAGAGCCAAATACTCCGTTAACACAAATTGCGGATTACTGTATAACGACTGGTTCTGAAACGCACTCTTTTGATACTTTCTTTATGCTTTTGTACATGATCGTCTTCCGTTTCATGCATAACAACAATGAATTCCCGCAATATGAACAATTCACGAAGGAGGTTTCTCTACTTCCGCATGCAATTCTAGATGCCGTAAAATCTTTTGACAAAAAAGCAGAGGAATTTGCCATTACACATAAAGACACGGATTACCACATGATGGTCGGTTCTGGTAACCTATGGGGAAACACTTATTCATATGCCATGTGCATTTTAGAGGAAATGCAATGGATCCAGGCGAAATCCATCCACGCTGCAGAGTTTTTCCATGGTACGCTTGAACTTGTTGTTGAAGATACAAGTGTTATTTTACTAAAAGGGGAAGATGAAACTAGACCGCTGATGGACCGTGTAGAGAGATTTGTAGAAAATATCTCAAAAAATATTACGGTTATTGATACCAAAAGCTTTGAAATGGAAGGCATCAGCGAAGAATTCAGAAAGCATTTTTCTGTTAGCATCAACTGGTCAGTATTAAGTCGAATCAGCGTATACCTTGAGCGTGAAAGAAATCATCCATTATCACTTAGAAGATACTATCGCCAAATGGAATATTAAGATAAGTGGAGCACTACTTAGTAGTGCTCTTAAGTTTCAAGAAAGCGGGGGAAAATGATGAGAACGGTTACAGTCGGAGATAACTGTATGGATGTTTATCAAAAGAGCGGGGAGGTCTATCCTGGGGGTAATCCTTTAAATGTGGCTGTCTATTTAAGAGGGTTAGGTGCTGACTCTGCTTATATCGGCTGGGTGGGCTCCGATCGATACAGTGAAAAAATGGTTAAAGCGATTCAGGAAAAAGGTGTTGATATTTCTCATCTTTCGCGGAAAGAAGGAAAAACAGCTGTTACTTTTGTTGAAATGGTAGGAAATGACCGCAAGTTTGGAGAATACGATGAAGGTGTCATGAAACATTTCCGCTTAACGACAGAAGAACTCCATTACATTCAAACATACCAGCTCATACATTCAGGGATTTGGGGACATGCGGATAAGTACTATTCCTTATTTAAAGAAAATGGAATGCTCACGTCTTTTGATTTCTCAGATCAGCTAGATCATGATCTAGTGAAGACTTTACCGAAGTTTGTTGATTATCCTTTTTTCTCTTATACGAAGGATGATGCTTTTATCCGCCAATTTTTAAATGATGTAAAAAATCAAGGATCTAAAATTGCGGTCGCCACTTTAGGAGAAAATGGTTCACTTGCCTATGACGGCATTCAATTTTATCAATGCGGTGCCGTTGAAGCGAATGTGGTGGATACAATGGGTGCGGGGGATTCCTTCATTTCCGGTTTTATTTATGGATTATTGAAAGGCCAATCTATCGAAAATTGCTTAGAATTGGGTACAGAGTCTGCTGCGAATACCATTAGCTATTTCGGTGCGTGGTGACTGGGACTGTAAATCATGTATAATAGGTAGTAAATAATAAATTTTGACGGATAAGGATGAATCTAATATGAATTTAAATCCTTCAGCCCCCCAGCCACTATATATGCAAATAAGGCAAATGTTGAAGAATGATATTCAGAACGGTAAATACAAACCAGATGAACAAATCCCAACCGAAGCAGAGCTTTGTGAAACTTATAACGTTAGCCGCATCACCATTCGAAAAGCAATCGAGGAATTGGTAAAGGAAGGAACACTGACACGTATTCCGCGCAGGGGTACCTTTGTTGCATCTAATAAGTTTCATAATGAGTTGTTATCCATAAGTGGATTCTCAGAGTTTAGTCATCAGCTTGGGAAGATACCGAATTCCCGGATTTTAAGAAGTGAGATCATAGCCGCACCAAAAGATGTTGCAGGTCATCTCCTCATTGAAGAAGGAAGCCCCGTTCTCGAACTGGAGCGACTCATGTATGTAGATGAGCGTCCGCTTTTCTACGATACCGCTCATTATTCGTTACTTCGTTTTCCGGATTTGGAAAAGAAGATCGCAAGGGATGAATCAACTTATAAGATCCTATTGGAAGATTACTATACCGAAATAGTAAGTAACGATAAAATTATAGACGTGATTGGTGCTACAAAAATCTATGCTAAATATTTAGAATGCGATATTGGCGCAAATTTATTTAGAATAGTGAAGATTGCTTTCGATGCAAACGACCAGCCTGTGCACCTCTCAACGTTCATGTGTGAAACCAACAAGGTCAATCTGACTGTTCATCGGGCAAAATAGGTCATGCCATAAATTTGGCATGACCTATTTAAACATCTAGTTTTGATTTTCCTCCTCCAAACTTTCTTCTTTGATCATCGCATTTAAAATATCCTTACAATTAAAACACAAGATTTTCTTGTTATCTAACAGAATACCGTTCAGAAAACCAGCCGTACAATATACATCTTGTGCACAGCGAACACAAGAGCCAACTAGTTCATCCATCGATACATCCCCCTATTCAGGAAATGGTATATAGTTTGGTGTTCTATTTTGAATAAAGGTAAAGGCCAAAATCTTGCATAACGGAAGTGTGCCCCATTTGTCGCAACATGGTAGCTATATTGCCACGATGATATGATCCGTGAGTGACAACATGAAATACCGATTCGGAAATGGAAGTTTCAAGCAACCCAGCATATGGGTTATCCACGACAATTACCTTTTCCATATCCTCCACACTTTCCAGAAGGGCTTTGTTTCTTTCGGATAAGTCTATAAATGTTTTTTTCATTTCCTCAATACTTTTCTTTTCCACCACTTCTCTTAATAGATTAAAAGACTTCATTGCTTCATCCATACTATTACCTGAGATAATGTCAAACCAAGTGTAATCTGTGAGATAAATGTGAGATAACACTTTAGATACCGAAGAAAAACCACTCTGAATATCCTTATGATAAATGTGCTGTGGAAGTTCAGTTAAACGATCAATGATAACTCCATTTGCCCACACGTGGTAGTTGTACATATTTAATACTTGTTCGGGGTGGTTCATATAAAAAACCTCCATTTTGGGTCGTATTGAACAATTTATGCCCTAAATGACAAAAAAATTCAGTTGAATTCAAGAAAGTATATTTATTAATATGTTTATATATAAATAACAACACTTCTTTTGACAGGTAGGAGGAGTATGAAGTTATTGCATACTTCCTCCACTGCTTTATCCATGCACCTTTCATTGCAAATTTACTAATGTTAAAACAAAATGCGACTTTTCTGATTATAAAACTGCTAGATATTGGCGTATCCATATAAGGATGCTAATTCTTGCAGGAAATTAGCTCCCTATATCGAACTGATAGTAAAGGAGATGGTAATATGAATCTGAGAATTAAATATAGGCTTTATATCCATGTTGACGGAAAACTTATTCCAGAGAAGTATGATCGATATGAGATACTAAACGTCAGAGAAGGTATAGATCCTAATGATACTAAGGATTACCAAGAGCTTATTAAAAAATTGGGAAAGTCAATTAATCGGCCTGTAAATGAATTTGAAATTAAAAATTATGAGTCCATGTAAGGGCATCCTCTCGAGGATG
Protein-coding sequences here:
- a CDS encoding SIS domain-containing protein; protein product: MLKFDEELFLNLVEKEGLAFRGQIEEIVDGITKRGYSNIFLIGAGGTIAMMYPYEYILKSNSTIDVHAEIAAEFMVMNHKHFSKDSVCIFTSVSGTTQETVAAAEYCKEKGATTIALVAEPNTPLTQIADYCITTGSETHSFDTFFMLLYMIVFRFMHNNNEFPQYEQFTKEVSLLPHAILDAVKSFDKKAEEFAITHKDTDYHMMVGSGNLWGNTYSYAMCILEEMQWIQAKSIHAAEFFHGTLELVVEDTSVILLKGEDETRPLMDRVERFVENISKNITVIDTKSFEMEGISEEFRKHFSVSINWSVLSRISVYLERERNHPLSLRRYYRQMEY
- the frlD gene encoding fructoselysine 6-kinase, with amino-acid sequence MRTVTVGDNCMDVYQKSGEVYPGGNPLNVAVYLRGLGADSAYIGWVGSDRYSEKMVKAIQEKGVDISHLSRKEGKTAVTFVEMVGNDRKFGEYDEGVMKHFRLTTEELHYIQTYQLIHSGIWGHADKYYSLFKENGMLTSFDFSDQLDHDLVKTLPKFVDYPFFSYTKDDAFIRQFLNDVKNQGSKIAVATLGENGSLAYDGIQFYQCGAVEANVVDTMGAGDSFISGFIYGLLKGQSIENCLELGTESAANTISYFGAW
- a CDS encoding GntR family transcriptional regulator, encoding MNLNPSAPQPLYMQIRQMLKNDIQNGKYKPDEQIPTEAELCETYNVSRITIRKAIEELVKEGTLTRIPRRGTFVASNKFHNELLSISGFSEFSHQLGKIPNSRILRSEIIAAPKDVAGHLLIEEGSPVLELERLMYVDERPLFYDTAHYSLLRFPDLEKKIARDESTYKILLEDYYTEIVSNDKIIDVIGATKIYAKYLECDIGANLFRIVKIAFDANDQPVHLSTFMCETNKVNLTVHRAK
- a CDS encoding DinB family protein encodes the protein MNHPEQVLNMYNYHVWANGVIIDRLTELPQHIYHKDIQSGFSSVSKVLSHIYLTDYTWFDIISGNSMDEAMKSFNLLREVVEKKSIEEMKKTFIDLSERNKALLESVEDMEKVIVVDNPYAGLLETSISESVFHVVTHGSYHRGNIATMLRQMGHTSVMQDFGLYLYSK